A region from the Kribbella shirazensis genome encodes:
- a CDS encoding antibiotic biosynthesis monooxygenase, which yields MLVFLTRITVAASDIDTFVDTRNSTMFPAVQEQPGYGGIALLRPRTDNDTARLALLNWWRSAADQQRWVDSPEHEAMASRTKDLVRSAQSSTYEYADDLSLTVNDSARATMISIGMHQTMPGRSAEYIAARRDIGNPSMRQAAGFAGISTCQTPGDVERFMVVLEWADDAMADRYYDSEEHLNSVVPAIGGALTTLEPSERYDVLMRDIPGVSKATNG from the coding sequence ATGCTGGTCTTTCTGACCCGGATCACTGTGGCAGCCTCGGACATCGACACTTTTGTCGACACCCGCAACTCAACGATGTTCCCGGCGGTGCAGGAGCAGCCGGGGTATGGCGGGATCGCCCTGCTCAGGCCGAGGACCGACAACGACACCGCCCGACTCGCGTTGCTGAACTGGTGGCGATCCGCCGCAGATCAACAACGATGGGTCGATTCCCCGGAGCACGAAGCGATGGCGAGCCGGACGAAGGATCTCGTACGGTCCGCACAGTCGTCGACGTACGAGTACGCCGACGATCTCTCGCTCACCGTCAACGATTCGGCACGGGCCACCATGATCTCCATCGGAATGCATCAAACGATGCCGGGCCGCAGCGCGGAGTACATCGCGGCGCGGAGAGACATCGGAAATCCCAGCATGCGTCAAGCGGCCGGGTTCGCCGGGATCTCAACATGCCAGACTCCCGGCGATGTGGAGCGCTTCATGGTCGTGCTGGAGTGGGCCGACGACGCAATGGCCGACAGGTACTACGACAGTGAGGAGCACCTCAACTCGGTGGTCCCGGCGATCGGCGGCGCACTCACCACACTCGAGCCGAGCGAGCGGTACGACGTCTTGATGCGCGACATACCGGGCGTCAGCAAGGCTACGAACGGCTGA
- a CDS encoding PadR family transcriptional regulator translates to MPKAKPMTVHGTVEEHSKLFRDLLLGFVKIHVLHHASLGAVYGVGIAAELETHGYKLSPGTLYPLLHNLEASSLLVREDRIVEGKVRKYYYITPLGQQVLDEARGKLVELVDEVLDNKTRSKTGSKAVAGRKRNA, encoded by the coding sequence ATGCCGAAAGCCAAGCCGATGACAGTTCACGGCACCGTGGAGGAGCATTCCAAACTGTTTCGGGACCTGCTCTTGGGTTTCGTCAAGATCCACGTCCTCCACCATGCGAGTCTCGGTGCGGTGTACGGCGTCGGAATCGCGGCCGAGTTGGAGACGCACGGATACAAGCTGTCGCCCGGCACTTTGTACCCGCTGCTCCACAATCTGGAGGCGAGCAGTCTCCTGGTGCGTGAGGATCGGATCGTCGAAGGCAAGGTGCGGAAGTACTACTACATCACCCCCCTCGGTCAGCAGGTGCTCGACGAGGCCCGCGGTAAGCTGGTCGAGCTGGTCGACGAGGTGCTGGACAACAAGACCAGGAGTAAGACTGGGTCCAAGGCGGTGGCCGGCCGGAAGCGGAATGCATGA
- a CDS encoding Ldh family oxidoreductase, whose product MSEEVATAERNGGSTDPGRLSRFTADVFVHLGMSDEDAGLLADYFVWVELHGVPAMGVRRIPEFVDRLRHGGTRCGGVADSKIVRDHPAFAVVDAQDTFAQLAGHRAMQIAVGKARATGLGAVSVRNTTTAGVVGYYSALAAEQQMIGLVVNNSAPVMAAYGAAERTLGVQALSMASPAGEHPPLLLDMTNSAMSMARMYEHQLRREQLPGNVALSADGTPTIDPEAGHAGILLPMAGHRGYGLALMWEVLVGVLAGGQHFGNDVRWPSEHALPSGNSLFVLAVDPAAALPYETFTGRVDTLIDRMHDARPAAGVDRVLVPGERSQIAARARRREGIVVPDDVVASLVALGSELGVAW is encoded by the coding sequence GTGAGCGAGGAGGTTGCGACTGCCGAGCGCAACGGAGGCTCGACGGACCCGGGCCGGCTCAGTCGGTTCACCGCCGATGTCTTCGTGCATCTCGGAATGTCGGACGAGGACGCCGGGCTGCTGGCCGACTATTTCGTGTGGGTGGAATTGCACGGCGTTCCAGCCATGGGGGTTCGACGAATACCTGAGTTTGTCGACCGGTTGCGGCACGGTGGAACTCGGTGCGGCGGCGTGGCCGACTCGAAGATCGTCCGCGATCATCCCGCCTTCGCGGTTGTCGACGCGCAGGACACGTTCGCCCAACTCGCGGGCCACCGGGCAATGCAGATTGCTGTCGGCAAAGCGAGGGCGACCGGCCTCGGTGCCGTGTCCGTTCGCAACACCACCACCGCCGGAGTGGTCGGCTACTACTCGGCGCTGGCCGCGGAGCAGCAGATGATTGGGCTCGTCGTCAACAACAGCGCACCGGTCATGGCGGCGTACGGCGCTGCCGAGCGGACGCTCGGCGTCCAGGCGCTCTCGATGGCCAGCCCTGCCGGCGAGCATCCCCCGTTGCTGCTCGACATGACCAACTCGGCCATGAGCATGGCGCGGATGTACGAGCACCAGCTGCGGCGTGAACAACTCCCAGGCAACGTAGCGCTGAGCGCCGACGGCACGCCGACCATCGACCCAGAGGCCGGCCACGCCGGCATCCTGCTGCCGATGGCCGGACACCGCGGCTACGGGCTGGCCTTGATGTGGGAGGTACTCGTCGGCGTGCTCGCCGGCGGCCAGCACTTCGGCAACGACGTGAGGTGGCCTTCTGAGCACGCCTTGCCGAGCGGCAACAGCCTGTTCGTGCTTGCCGTGGATCCTGCCGCGGCGTTGCCGTACGAGACGTTCACCGGCCGGGTCGACACCCTGATCGACAGGATGCACGATGCGCGACCAGCAGCTGGTGTCGACCGCGTTCTCGTGCCCGGCGAGCGGAGTCAGATCGCCGCCCGAGCCCGCCGCCGCGAAGGCATCGTGGTACCGGATGACGTGGTGGCGAGTCTGGTCGCCCTGGGGTCGGAGCTCGGAGTGGCGTGGTGA
- a CDS encoding Ldh family oxidoreductase, whose product MPATHLHRLACDVLTRIGMSEQDATMAADAMVWSDLRGATNHGVSARVPVLVSRVRAGAVNPAPTWQVLASTAGVTALDADRGWGQVAGTRCMKMAIEAARKTGVGVATVRNADIAASLGWYANVAIEQSMVGIAFNNSMPLMAPWGGATKLLGNQATAMGTPAGRHHPILFDSALSALSMHAVHAVHSRNESLPENAALDADGRPTVDPAAALAGAMLPAAGHRGYGIAVIWEVLTGVLGTGLFAPEVRNPAEGPVGLTLFCLALDPTAIQPLEVFTGRVDTFIDRIHASTPIDGVERVRVPGERGFGVAEQQRRDGVLFTADQLTSLRHLADEFGLEWDGATVA is encoded by the coding sequence GTGCCGGCTACGCATCTGCATCGACTCGCCTGCGACGTACTCACCAGGATCGGAATGTCCGAGCAGGACGCGACGATGGCCGCTGACGCGATGGTGTGGTCGGACCTGCGGGGCGCCACGAACCACGGCGTGTCAGCGAGAGTTCCGGTCCTCGTCAGCAGGGTCCGCGCCGGCGCGGTCAATCCCGCGCCAACTTGGCAAGTGCTGGCGAGCACAGCGGGGGTCACCGCGCTAGACGCAGACCGCGGCTGGGGACAGGTCGCAGGCACCCGCTGCATGAAGATGGCCATCGAGGCGGCGCGCAAGACCGGCGTCGGAGTTGCGACAGTTCGCAATGCGGACATCGCAGCATCTCTTGGCTGGTACGCCAATGTCGCGATCGAGCAGTCCATGGTCGGCATCGCCTTCAACAACAGCATGCCGCTCATGGCACCCTGGGGCGGCGCGACGAAGCTGCTCGGCAACCAGGCGACCGCCATGGGCACGCCCGCAGGCCGGCACCACCCGATCCTGTTCGACTCCGCGCTGTCGGCCCTGTCGATGCACGCCGTGCACGCCGTGCACAGCCGGAACGAATCCCTGCCGGAGAACGCTGCGCTCGACGCCGACGGCAGACCCACCGTCGATCCGGCGGCAGCCCTTGCGGGTGCGATGCTCCCCGCCGCCGGCCATCGTGGATATGGCATCGCAGTGATCTGGGAGGTGCTCACCGGCGTACTCGGCACCGGCTTGTTCGCGCCGGAGGTACGGAACCCGGCCGAGGGTCCGGTCGGCCTCACGCTGTTCTGTCTCGCTCTCGACCCGACCGCGATCCAACCACTGGAGGTCTTCACAGGGCGCGTTGACACCTTCATCGACCGGATTCATGCCTCCACTCCGATCGATGGCGTCGAGCGGGTCCGGGTGCCGGGAGAGCGGGGCTTCGGTGTGGCCGAGCAGCAGCGACGGGACGGAGTCCTGTTCACCGCGGACCAGCTGACCAGTCTGCGTCACCTGGCCGACGAGTTCGGCCTCGAGTGGGACGGTGCCACGGTTGCGTAG
- a CDS encoding metallophosphoesterase family protein, whose protein sequence is MTIEQPTAANDEIVGSIAVDARRIGLIGDDHNAEEDGSDLPVEVLEAFRDVDLILHLGHMGQREVFARGALDRLETVAPVLGVQDYSVGKDGAQLISPPDGNRIAGMTRVVEAAGVRIGLVHNLCKSPGPEIPAAPGGLPEIDGDALSTTLAQKFGGPVDVVAFAGTHRAATVTAGGVLFVNPGSPTYPKGPGRVPGERSHGTVGILELSHGAIAYETVDLHCLAVG, encoded by the coding sequence ATGACCATCGAGCAGCCAACTGCCGCGAACGACGAGATCGTCGGATCCATCGCGGTCGATGCCCGGCGCATCGGATTGATCGGGGACGACCACAATGCCGAGGAGGACGGGAGCGATCTGCCGGTCGAGGTGCTCGAGGCCTTCCGCGACGTCGACCTGATCCTGCACCTCGGCCACATGGGCCAGCGCGAGGTGTTCGCACGCGGCGCACTCGACAGACTGGAGACCGTAGCTCCCGTGCTCGGTGTCCAGGACTACTCGGTCGGCAAGGACGGCGCCCAGTTGATCAGCCCGCCGGACGGGAACCGCATCGCAGGCATGACCCGGGTGGTCGAGGCTGCCGGTGTGCGCATCGGTCTCGTGCACAACCTCTGCAAGTCACCAGGGCCGGAGATCCCCGCCGCGCCGGGTGGCCTGCCCGAGATCGATGGCGATGCCCTGTCCACCACTTTGGCGCAGAAGTTCGGCGGGCCCGTCGATGTCGTCGCCTTCGCCGGCACCCACCGAGCCGCCACGGTGACCGCCGGCGGCGTCCTGTTCGTCAACCCTGGCAGTCCGACCTACCCGAAGGGGCCAGGCCGGGTCCCCGGCGAGCGATCTCATGGCACCGTCGGCATCCTCGAGCTGTCACACGGCGCCATCGCCTACGAGACCGTCGACCTGCACTGTCTCGCCGTCGGCTGA
- the chrA gene encoding chromate efflux transporter: MFLVAGRLGLTSFGGPIAHLAYFRDEYVVKRRWLDEKSYADLVALCQFLPGAASSKLGMSIGILRAGPVGGLFAWLGFTLPSAIALTIAALTLGSVGVDTVDLLHGLKVVAVAVVAQAVWGMARNLAPDRPRATIAALSTAAVLLLPVQIGQITVIVLAGLVGWRLLRSQGADAGPGLRVPIPRWFGIACWVALIGLLIGLPLARTAFGSQTLALFDSAYRSGALVFGGGHVVLPLLQAEMVPTGWVGQDQFLAGYGLAQAVPGPLFTFGAYLGAAMGPAPHGVIGATIALVAIFLPSMLLTYGALPWWGVLRTRPAAQAALRGINAGVVGILLAALYNPVWTSAILRPIDFVIAMCAFLLLTVWRCPPWIVVLLAGVAGMVVA, translated from the coding sequence GTGTTCCTGGTGGCCGGCCGCCTCGGGCTCACCAGCTTCGGCGGACCGATCGCCCACCTTGCCTACTTCCGCGACGAGTACGTCGTCAAACGCCGCTGGCTCGACGAGAAGAGCTACGCCGACCTGGTCGCACTGTGCCAGTTCCTGCCGGGCGCGGCCAGTAGCAAGCTCGGGATGTCGATCGGGATCCTGCGCGCGGGCCCGGTCGGCGGGCTGTTCGCCTGGCTCGGTTTCACCCTGCCATCAGCCATCGCGCTGACGATCGCAGCGCTGACGCTCGGCAGTGTCGGCGTCGACACCGTCGACCTGCTGCACGGGCTCAAGGTGGTGGCGGTCGCGGTCGTCGCGCAGGCGGTCTGGGGTATGGCCCGCAACCTCGCACCGGATCGGCCCCGAGCCACGATCGCCGCGCTGTCGACTGCCGCCGTCCTGCTGTTGCCGGTTCAGATCGGCCAGATCACAGTGATCGTGCTGGCCGGACTGGTGGGTTGGCGCCTGCTGCGATCGCAAGGCGCCGACGCCGGTCCGGGCCTGCGCGTCCCGATCCCGCGTTGGTTCGGCATCGCCTGCTGGGTGGCGCTCATCGGCCTCCTGATCGGACTGCCCCTGGCTCGGACCGCCTTCGGATCACAGACGCTCGCGCTGTTCGACAGCGCATACCGGTCGGGCGCGCTGGTATTCGGCGGCGGCCACGTGGTGCTGCCACTGCTGCAGGCGGAGATGGTGCCGACCGGCTGGGTCGGCCAGGATCAGTTCCTCGCCGGCTACGGCCTGGCCCAGGCGGTCCCGGGCCCCCTGTTCACCTTCGGGGCCTATCTCGGTGCGGCGATGGGGCCGGCGCCGCACGGCGTCATTGGCGCGACCATCGCGCTCGTCGCGATCTTCCTGCCGTCGATGTTGCTGACGTACGGCGCGCTGCCATGGTGGGGCGTACTGCGCACCCGGCCTGCAGCTCAGGCCGCACTGCGCGGCATCAACGCCGGCGTGGTCGGCATCCTGCTCGCCGCGCTGTACAACCCAGTGTGGACAAGCGCAATCCTGCGGCCGATCGATTTCGTGATCGCGATGTGTGCGTTCCTCTTGCTCACTGTCTGGCGTTGCCCACCATGGATCGTCGTGTTGCTGGCCGGCGTGGCCGGGATGGTGGTCGCATGA
- a CDS encoding NAD(P)/FAD-dependent oxidoreductase yields MTTNLEADLVVVGAGPVGLYGAYYAGVRGLSTAVVDALPELGGQVTAMYPEKLIYDIAGFPAIKGRDLIDGLIAQAAPFSPTYLLGESAESLSYDAGEPVLRTSAGRAIRCRAIIITGGIGKFSPRPLPAGGEFTGRGLEYFVPKVGEYADLDVVIVGGGDSAVDWAGTLLPIARSVTVVHRRERFRAHEHSVRELHDSAVRILTNCEVSAVHGNGRVEAVDIVHLPTESIERVDAQAIVAALGFVADLGPLTGWGLNITSRRIEVTTTMATNLPRVYAAGDIVAYPGKVRLIAVGFGEVALAVNNAAVAIDPSLDLFPGHSTQTV; encoded by the coding sequence ATGACGACGAATCTCGAGGCCGACCTGGTCGTCGTCGGTGCGGGACCGGTCGGACTGTACGGCGCCTACTACGCCGGCGTCCGGGGTCTGAGCACCGCTGTTGTCGATGCGTTGCCAGAACTCGGCGGCCAGGTCACAGCGATGTATCCGGAGAAGCTCATCTACGACATCGCTGGATTCCCCGCCATCAAGGGGCGGGACCTGATCGACGGACTGATCGCTCAGGCTGCGCCCTTCTCCCCCACCTACCTGCTGGGCGAGTCCGCCGAGTCGCTGAGTTACGACGCCGGCGAACCCGTTCTGCGAACCTCAGCCGGTCGAGCGATCCGGTGCCGGGCGATCATCATCACCGGCGGAATCGGCAAGTTCTCCCCACGGCCATTGCCCGCCGGAGGTGAGTTCACTGGACGCGGGCTGGAGTACTTCGTGCCCAAAGTCGGCGAATACGCAGATCTCGATGTTGTGATAGTCGGCGGTGGTGACAGCGCTGTGGACTGGGCAGGCACGCTGCTTCCGATCGCCCGGTCGGTCACCGTGGTCCACCGCCGCGAACGGTTCCGCGCCCACGAGCACTCGGTCCGTGAGCTCCACGACTCAGCCGTGCGAATCCTGACCAATTGCGAGGTGTCCGCTGTGCATGGCAACGGCCGCGTCGAGGCAGTGGACATCGTTCATCTACCGACCGAGTCGATCGAACGAGTCGACGCCCAAGCGATCGTTGCCGCGCTGGGATTCGTGGCCGATCTCGGTCCATTGACCGGCTGGGGACTGAACATCACGTCACGCCGGATCGAAGTCACGACGACGATGGCCACGAACTTGCCCAGGGTCTATGCCGCCGGCGACATCGTCGCCTATCCCGGCAAGGTGCGGCTCATCGCGGTGGGTTTCGGCGAGGTCGCGCTCGCGGTCAACAACGCCGCTGTCGCGATCGATCCTTCCTTGGATCTGTTCCCGGGACATTCCACGCAAACGGTCTGA
- a CDS encoding IucA/IucC family C-terminal-domain containing protein, giving the protein MVDDDKGSATTTIGWRQGLTERIDSLGAAKGRFVQESAPDVETVPAERFFDADFFAECIAQHAGVDRSQLDFDVSSGRPADGVDMRAYVSRYVRHYAGSLSIAALVGMAEGIGLDLSVSRCSFVLWKTIPFRLVLDQRDDEVVRCSERPASWSAAGPVLETLDELRAHVCSRLYGEHLDSFVNTVAERTNLAPGLLWTNVAEWPTTMSAAACEYLDDDVAQGYVDDQRMLLEDEVLPGVTGQPNPLRDRMDWTHVDDGAFPDEVATRRLCCLSYLLEDRFGRLCANCPHLPVEEKVALIRERHGALPGSTAGDATKAAIERGLQRRSAQQVLQARERQAAGRTSPSVE; this is encoded by the coding sequence ATGGTGGATGATGACAAGGGCAGCGCTACCACGACGATCGGGTGGAGGCAGGGCCTGACAGAACGCATCGACTCGCTGGGGGCGGCCAAAGGGCGGTTCGTCCAAGAGTCCGCGCCGGACGTCGAGACGGTACCGGCCGAGAGATTCTTCGACGCGGACTTCTTCGCCGAGTGCATTGCACAGCACGCCGGTGTTGATCGCTCGCAACTCGACTTCGATGTCAGCTCCGGGCGCCCAGCGGATGGCGTAGACATGCGGGCCTACGTGTCCAGATATGTCCGGCACTATGCCGGTTCCTTGTCCATCGCTGCGCTCGTAGGTATGGCCGAAGGCATCGGTCTCGATCTGTCCGTCTCCCGGTGCAGCTTTGTGCTGTGGAAGACCATCCCGTTCCGGCTGGTTCTCGATCAACGCGACGACGAGGTCGTACGGTGCAGTGAACGACCGGCCTCGTGGTCGGCCGCCGGACCGGTGCTGGAGACGCTCGACGAGTTGCGGGCGCACGTTTGCAGCCGCCTGTACGGCGAGCACCTCGACTCGTTCGTAAACACTGTGGCGGAGCGGACGAATCTCGCTCCGGGGCTCCTGTGGACGAATGTGGCGGAGTGGCCGACGACCATGTCCGCGGCGGCTTGCGAGTACCTCGACGATGATGTCGCACAGGGGTACGTCGACGATCAGCGGATGCTACTCGAGGACGAGGTGTTGCCCGGTGTCACCGGTCAGCCCAACCCGCTGCGGGACAGGATGGATTGGACCCACGTTGACGACGGGGCTTTTCCGGACGAGGTGGCCACTCGGCGTTTGTGCTGCCTGAGCTACCTGCTCGAGGACCGGTTCGGCAGGCTGTGCGCCAACTGTCCGCACCTGCCGGTTGAGGAGAAGGTTGCCCTGATCCGCGAGCGTCACGGGGCACTGCCCGGATCGACCGCCGGTGACGCAACGAAGGCCGCGATCGAGCGTGGTTTGCAGCGTCGCTCGGCCCAGCAGGTTCTGCAGGCTCGTGAGCGGCAGGCGGCCGGTCGGACCAGCCCGTCGGTTGAGTGA
- a CDS encoding nuclear transport factor 2 family protein, whose product MTVSVPTGFLPSAFSGPAWDQARQLVLCRPHEDERMQAISAELAVRNLLHRYVYALDCSDIEGVMASFTADCVMNSPTGTVSGTAAIRTHYEQVLADMPTRFHLLTNTAVRISADLRSAEVSSYFFAVRQKGGEPPHFLGGLFADQVVERDGEWKICTRSIAVDVGGGFAPAVGLL is encoded by the coding sequence ATGACAGTTTCCGTGCCCACAGGCTTCCTGCCGTCCGCCTTCTCCGGGCCGGCCTGGGACCAGGCCCGACAGCTGGTGCTGTGCCGCCCACACGAAGACGAGCGCATGCAGGCGATCTCGGCCGAGCTCGCCGTTCGCAACCTGCTGCATCGCTACGTCTACGCCCTGGACTGCAGCGACATCGAGGGCGTGATGGCGTCTTTCACCGCCGACTGCGTCATGAACAGCCCGACGGGCACAGTCTCCGGCACGGCGGCCATCCGCACCCACTACGAGCAGGTACTCGCCGACATGCCCACGCGATTCCACCTACTGACGAACACGGCCGTACGGATCAGCGCCGACCTACGATCGGCTGAGGTGAGCTCTTACTTCTTCGCCGTACGCCAGAAGGGCGGCGAGCCACCGCACTTCCTGGGCGGCCTGTTCGCCGACCAGGTCGTCGAGCGAGACGGCGAGTGGAAGATCTGCACGCGGTCGATCGCGGTCGATGTCGGAGGCGGGTTCGCGCCGGCAGTTGGCCTGCTATGA
- a CDS encoding lipid-transfer protein produces MTSGQHARVVGVGMVPFATPSKAQPYDLMGERAVLAALADAGLEYPQIQQAFAGYVYGDSTCGQAVLYRVGMTGIPVVNVNNNCSTGSSALWLARQVVESGAADCVLALGFEQMQRGALKAHWDDRPSPFDTFDSAAAKARAQDAEVPFAPRYFGGAGAAYADRHGTAPETFARISVKSRKHAANNPYAVFRDPVTVEEVLASPHIYGPLTRLQCCPPTCGAAAAIVTSADFAAKHDLDGSVAIAAQAMTTDYPSTFTDQDLTKVVGYDMSKAAADQVYEAAGVDPRDLRVVELHDCFTTNELLTYEALGLAPEGGAEQFIVDGDNTYGGRVVTNPSGGLLSKGHPLGATGLAQCAELVWQLRGQAEQRQVEDVTLALQHNIGLGGAAVVTLYQKVD; encoded by the coding sequence GTGACATCAGGTCAGCACGCACGGGTCGTAGGCGTCGGGATGGTCCCGTTCGCCACACCCAGCAAGGCGCAGCCCTACGACCTGATGGGCGAACGAGCCGTCCTGGCGGCTTTAGCCGACGCTGGACTCGAGTACCCCCAGATTCAGCAGGCCTTCGCCGGCTATGTCTACGGAGACTCGACCTGCGGGCAGGCGGTGCTGTACCGCGTCGGCATGACCGGCATCCCGGTCGTCAACGTCAACAACAACTGCTCCACCGGGTCGTCGGCGCTCTGGCTGGCCCGGCAGGTCGTGGAGAGCGGCGCGGCCGACTGCGTGCTCGCACTGGGCTTCGAGCAGATGCAGCGCGGCGCGCTGAAGGCACATTGGGACGACCGGCCGAGTCCGTTCGACACTTTCGACAGCGCGGCGGCCAAGGCGCGCGCCCAGGATGCCGAAGTCCCGTTTGCGCCGCGCTACTTCGGCGGCGCCGGAGCGGCATACGCGGACCGGCACGGAACGGCGCCGGAGACGTTCGCGAGGATCTCGGTCAAGTCCAGGAAGCATGCCGCGAACAACCCGTACGCGGTGTTCCGTGACCCGGTGACAGTCGAGGAGGTGCTTGCCTCGCCGCACATCTATGGGCCGTTGACCCGCCTGCAGTGCTGCCCGCCGACCTGCGGCGCGGCGGCGGCGATCGTCACCAGTGCCGACTTTGCGGCCAAGCACGACCTGGACGGGTCAGTGGCCATTGCCGCGCAGGCGATGACGACCGACTACCCCTCCACCTTCACCGACCAAGATCTCACCAAGGTCGTCGGCTACGACATGTCAAAGGCCGCCGCCGACCAGGTGTATGAGGCTGCCGGGGTGGACCCGCGCGATCTCAGGGTGGTCGAACTGCACGACTGCTTCACCACCAACGAGTTGCTCACCTACGAGGCACTCGGCCTCGCACCAGAAGGCGGCGCGGAGCAGTTCATTGTCGACGGCGACAACACCTATGGCGGCCGTGTGGTGACCAATCCGTCCGGCGGGCTGCTGTCGAAGGGCCATCCGCTCGGTGCCACCGGGCTGGCGCAATGCGCCGAACTGGTCTGGCAACTGCGCGGTCAGGCCGAGCAACGTCAAGTCGAGGACGTGACCCTGGCGCTACAGCACAACATCGGTCTGGGCGGCGCGGCCGTCGTCACGCTCTACCAGAAGGTCGACTGA
- a CDS encoding MaoC family dehydratase N-terminal domain-containing protein has protein sequence MLISTDVIGRQLAVADVTIDRGRVRRFALAIGETDPVFSELEAARKAGYPDLPVPPTFLFCADLEICEPLTMLANLGADVRQVLHGEQSFVYFAPVHAGETVTLRAHIADVYTRKGGRLEFLTRETTVSRGDGTTVAELSSTLVVKNPEAV, from the coding sequence ATGCTGATCTCCACCGACGTGATCGGCCGCCAGCTGGCGGTCGCCGACGTCACCATCGATCGCGGCCGGGTACGCCGGTTCGCCCTGGCAATCGGCGAAACCGATCCCGTCTTCTCCGAACTGGAGGCCGCCCGGAAGGCCGGCTACCCCGACTTGCCGGTGCCGCCGACGTTCTTGTTCTGTGCCGACCTGGAGATCTGCGAACCGCTCACGATGCTCGCCAACCTCGGAGCGGACGTTCGGCAGGTGCTGCACGGCGAGCAGTCGTTCGTGTACTTCGCACCAGTTCATGCCGGCGAGACGGTAACGCTGCGGGCGCATATCGCCGATGTCTACACCAGGAAAGGCGGCCGGCTGGAATTCCTGACCAGAGAGACGACGGTCAGCCGCGGCGACGGCACCACGGTCGCCGAGCTGTCGAGCACCCTGGTCGTCAAGAATCCAGAAGCCGTTTGA
- a CDS encoding MaoC family dehydratase, whose amino-acid sequence MAATTEQIEIGAELPPLAIEPISRTTLAVFAGASGDHNPIHIDIDFARAAGLDDVLAHGMLSMGYLGRLLTGWVPVDRIRSYRARFVAIMPVHATATCTGSVIRVDEVDGERRATLRLAVTLADGTVTLTGEAVVAIHTTWKD is encoded by the coding sequence ATGGCCGCGACGACCGAGCAGATCGAGATCGGCGCTGAGCTGCCGCCACTCGCGATCGAGCCGATCAGCCGCACCACACTAGCGGTCTTCGCCGGGGCGTCCGGCGACCACAACCCGATCCATATCGACATCGACTTCGCCCGCGCCGCTGGACTGGACGACGTCCTTGCACACGGGATGCTTTCGATGGGCTATCTCGGCCGACTGCTCACCGGCTGGGTGCCGGTCGACCGGATCCGGTCCTACCGCGCGCGATTCGTCGCCATCATGCCTGTCCACGCAACCGCGACCTGCACTGGCAGCGTCATCCGCGTCGACGAGGTTGATGGAGAGCGGCGGGCGACGCTCCGCCTGGCCGTGACTCTGGCTGACGGAACAGTCACCCTCACTGGCGAGGCCGTCGTCGCGATCCACACAACCTGGAAGGACTGA
- a CDS encoding SDR family NAD(P)-dependent oxidoreductase has translation MGTLDDKVAIVSGAGRGIGREIAVKLASQGARVVVNDLDAASAQETTAAIEASGGTAEPCIGSVTDTGFGERFVQTAVDSFGGLDIIVNNAGYTWDSVIQKMTDEQWDAIMDVHLTAPFRILRAAQPVISAQAKQEAAAGAVTCRKVVNISSIAGLGGNPGQVHYAAAKAGITGLTKTLAKEWGRYNVTVNAVAFGLITTRLTEATSADDAEIDIQGRKIRVGVNPELMETMQRMIPLGRPGTSTDAAGAVYLFCTPESDYISAQTVVCGGGFTL, from the coding sequence ATGGGAACGCTCGACGACAAGGTGGCGATCGTCTCTGGTGCCGGCCGTGGCATTGGTCGCGAGATCGCGGTGAAGCTGGCCTCGCAGGGGGCCAGAGTAGTCGTCAACGACTTGGACGCTGCGTCCGCACAGGAGACCACCGCCGCGATCGAGGCCTCCGGCGGCACAGCCGAGCCTTGCATCGGCAGCGTCACTGACACTGGGTTCGGTGAACGGTTCGTGCAGACTGCAGTCGACTCCTTCGGCGGGCTCGACATCATCGTCAACAACGCCGGATACACCTGGGACTCGGTGATCCAGAAGATGACCGACGAGCAGTGGGACGCGATCATGGACGTCCACCTGACGGCACCGTTCCGGATCCTGCGCGCCGCCCAGCCGGTGATCAGCGCGCAAGCGAAGCAGGAGGCAGCGGCCGGAGCGGTGACGTGCCGCAAGGTCGTCAACATCTCGTCGATCGCTGGACTCGGCGGCAACCCCGGGCAAGTGCACTACGCCGCCGCAAAGGCCGGAATCACGGGTCTGACGAAGACGCTTGCCAAGGAATGGGGGCGGTACAACGTCACCGTCAACGCCGTCGCCTTCGGCCTGATCACAACCCGCCTGACCGAGGCGACCTCCGCGGACGATGCCGAGATCGACATCCAGGGACGCAAGATCAGGGTCGGGGTCAACCCGGAACTGATGGAAACCATGCAGCGGATGATCCCCCTCGGCCGGCCCGGCACCTCCACGGACGCCGCCGGCGCCGTCTACCTGTTCTGCACACCCGAATCGGACTACATCAGCGCGCAGACCGTGGTCTGCGGCGGCGGATTCACACTGTAG